Proteins from a single region of Pseudarthrobacter sp. NIBRBAC000502772:
- a CDS encoding alpha/beta family hydrolase, with amino-acid sequence MVVAESPVTFPVGDVEVSGVYARPDSPFATLVLAHGAGAGMEHPFMSGFTRGLNDDGVATLRFNFPYREAGRKFPDRPPAAIAAWRAAMDEAARQAQAHGDTGPVWAAGKSFGGRMASMAVAEGMDTAGLVYLGYPLHPPGKPEKLRDEHLYGLTLPMLFLQGTRDTFATPDLLEGVISRIGPSAVLDWIDGGDHSFAVAGKKRDAAEIGASLAPKVAEFMRSRG; translated from the coding sequence ATGGTCGTAGCTGAATCCCCTGTCACCTTTCCCGTCGGCGACGTCGAGGTCTCCGGCGTCTACGCCCGCCCGGACAGCCCCTTCGCCACCCTGGTGCTGGCGCACGGGGCAGGCGCCGGTATGGAGCACCCGTTCATGAGCGGTTTCACCCGTGGACTGAACGACGACGGCGTTGCCACCCTGCGCTTCAACTTCCCCTACCGCGAGGCCGGCCGGAAGTTCCCGGACCGGCCGCCGGCAGCCATCGCCGCCTGGCGCGCCGCCATGGACGAAGCCGCGCGCCAGGCGCAGGCCCACGGTGATACGGGACCGGTGTGGGCTGCCGGCAAATCGTTCGGTGGCCGGATGGCGTCCATGGCAGTTGCCGAGGGAATGGACACTGCCGGGCTCGTCTACCTCGGCTATCCCCTCCACCCGCCCGGCAAGCCCGAAAAGCTCCGCGACGAGCATCTCTACGGGCTCACGCTGCCCATGTTGTTCCTGCAGGGCACGCGCGACACCTTCGCGACGCCGGATCTGCTGGAGGGTGTGATCTCCCGGATCGGTCCGTCCGCTGTCCTGGACTGGATCGACGGTGGTGACCACTCCTTCGCCGTCGCCGGCAAGAAGCGCGACGCTGCAGAGATCGGAGCGTCGCTGGCGCCCAAGGTGGCCGAGTTTATGCGGAGCCGCGGCTGA
- the ligD gene encoding non-homologous end-joining DNA ligase, whose protein sequence is MASEQTTLTVPGPHGEREMRVSSPSRVLWPDLGLTKLDLARYMVDVGEAFIAANGDRPVALQRYSDNVEGDQFFSKNPPKGAPDFIRSVNVTFPSARSHPMLVLDEPAAAVWAVQMNTVVFHPWPSLTANTDNPDQLRIDLDPQPGTDFDDAVPAALALKEVLAEAGLDTFVKTSGNRGLHVYAPIEPNHEFLDVRHAVIAAARELERRIPDKVTTAWWKEERGVKVFLDFNQANRDRTIAGAYSPRALAHAPVSCPISWDELGSADPKDFTILTIPERLRTVGDPWADMKAHPGTIDVLLEWWERDLKAGLGELPFPPDYPKMPGEPPRVQPSRARKQD, encoded by the coding sequence ATGGCGAGCGAACAGACCACCCTCACTGTCCCGGGACCGCACGGCGAGCGCGAGATGCGCGTTTCCAGCCCCAGCAGGGTGCTCTGGCCGGATCTCGGTCTGACCAAGCTAGACCTCGCACGCTACATGGTGGATGTGGGGGAGGCGTTCATCGCCGCGAACGGTGACCGGCCGGTGGCGCTGCAGAGGTACTCGGACAATGTCGAGGGGGACCAGTTCTTTTCGAAGAACCCGCCCAAGGGAGCACCTGACTTCATCCGCTCAGTGAACGTGACCTTTCCGAGCGCACGCTCGCACCCCATGCTGGTCCTGGACGAACCCGCCGCGGCTGTATGGGCGGTGCAGATGAATACGGTGGTGTTCCACCCGTGGCCGTCCCTTACAGCGAACACCGATAACCCGGACCAGCTGCGCATCGACCTTGACCCGCAGCCGGGCACAGACTTCGACGACGCCGTCCCGGCTGCCCTGGCGCTGAAGGAGGTGCTGGCGGAGGCCGGGCTGGACACGTTCGTCAAGACATCCGGGAACCGCGGCCTGCACGTCTATGCTCCCATCGAGCCCAACCACGAATTCCTGGACGTCCGCCACGCGGTGATCGCTGCGGCCCGCGAGCTGGAGCGGCGGATACCGGACAAGGTCACCACGGCCTGGTGGAAGGAGGAACGCGGCGTGAAGGTGTTCCTGGACTTCAACCAGGCGAACCGGGACCGGACCATCGCCGGCGCGTACAGCCCCCGCGCGCTGGCCCATGCGCCGGTCTCCTGCCCCATCAGCTGGGACGAACTGGGCAGCGCGGATCCCAAGGACTTCACCATCCTGACGATCCCCGAGCGGCTCAGGACCGTGGGCGATCCCTGGGCAGACATGAAGGCGCATCCGGGCACCATCGACGTGCTGTTGGAGTGGTGGGAGCGGGACCTCAAGGCCGGGCTCGGCGAACTGCCGTTCCCGCCGGACTACCCGAAGATGCCCGGCGAGCCCCCGCGGGTGCAGCCGAGCCGGGCCCGCAAACAGGACTGA
- a CDS encoding L-threonylcarbamoyladenylate synthase, with product MARYFDVHPQDPQPRAITQAVKIVLDGGLIAYPTDSCYALGAQLGNKDALDRIRNIRKLDDKHHFTLVCKDFAQLGQFVNIGNDVFRAIKAVTPGSYTFILPATKEVPRRLLHPKKKTVGVRIPDNRVVQALLAELGEPLLSSTLLLPDEEDPLTQGWEIKERLEHEVDAVIDSGDCGAEPTTVIDYSSGVAEVVRRGTGDPSRFE from the coding sequence ATGGCCAGATACTTTGATGTTCATCCCCAGGATCCCCAGCCCCGCGCCATCACGCAGGCCGTGAAGATCGTGCTCGACGGCGGGCTGATCGCCTACCCCACGGACTCCTGCTACGCCCTCGGGGCCCAGCTGGGCAACAAGGATGCGCTGGACCGGATCCGGAATATCCGCAAGCTCGACGACAAGCACCACTTCACGCTGGTGTGCAAGGACTTCGCCCAGCTGGGCCAGTTCGTGAACATCGGCAACGACGTCTTCCGCGCCATTAAAGCCGTCACGCCGGGAAGCTACACGTTTATCCTGCCGGCCACCAAGGAGGTGCCGCGCCGGCTGCTGCACCCGAAGAAAAAGACCGTAGGCGTGCGTATCCCGGACAACCGGGTGGTCCAGGCGCTGCTGGCCGAACTCGGCGAGCCCCTCCTCTCCAGCACCCTGCTGCTCCCGGACGAGGAAGACCCGCTGACCCAGGGCTGGGAAATCAAGGAACGGCTTGAGCACGAGGTGGACGCGGTCATCGATTCCGGCGACTGCGGGGCAGAGCCCACCACGGTGATCGACTATTCCAGCGGAGTGGCCGAGGTGGTGCGTCGCGGCACCGGCGACCCGTCCCGGTTCGAGTAG
- a CDS encoding ZIP family metal transporter, with translation MPVWLQALMWGAVAGAALVLGAAASWKWVIPSKLVSSIMSFGAGVLISALAFELVAEAVDGGGLWPTVTGFLAGSVVYVGANTLLTRAGAKHRKRSGGQQPSEQDSPGSGTAIAFGALLDGIPESIVLGVGLVTAGSVSPAMLAAVFISNVPEGLSGTAGMKKAGRSTGYIFGVWGGIAVMCGFASLLGYVALENAPDAVIAFITAIAAGGILAMLADTMIPEAFEEHHNLTGLTASVGFLTAFTVHQLAG, from the coding sequence ATGCCGGTGTGGCTTCAGGCGTTGATGTGGGGAGCCGTGGCCGGTGCCGCCCTGGTGCTGGGGGCCGCCGCGTCGTGGAAATGGGTCATTCCGTCCAAACTGGTCTCCTCGATCATGTCCTTTGGGGCGGGCGTGCTGATTTCGGCACTGGCGTTCGAGCTCGTCGCCGAAGCGGTTGATGGCGGGGGCCTGTGGCCCACCGTGACCGGATTCCTGGCCGGCTCCGTGGTCTACGTGGGTGCGAACACGCTCCTCACCCGGGCCGGCGCAAAACACCGCAAACGCTCAGGCGGCCAGCAACCGTCGGAGCAGGACAGCCCGGGCAGCGGCACGGCCATCGCCTTCGGCGCCCTCCTCGACGGGATCCCGGAGTCGATAGTGCTCGGCGTCGGACTCGTCACGGCGGGATCGGTCAGTCCGGCCATGCTTGCGGCTGTCTTCATTTCCAACGTTCCCGAGGGTCTTTCCGGAACTGCCGGGATGAAGAAGGCAGGACGCAGTACCGGCTACATTTTTGGAGTGTGGGGAGGCATAGCCGTCATGTGCGGGTTCGCCTCACTGCTCGGGTACGTGGCGCTGGAGAACGCTCCGGACGCCGTCATCGCCTTCATTACCGCGATCGCGGCGGGCGGGATCCTGGCGATGCTCGCCGACACCATGATCCCCGAGGCGTTCGAAGAGCACCACAACCTCACCGGACTGACCGCGTCCGTCGGGTTCCTGACGGCCTTCACAGTCCACCAGCTCGCGGGGTGA
- a CDS encoding DUF4118 domain-containing protein, translating into MARERIVIGLNGSDDAELLIRRAARILERTDGGELVGVHVRTTGGTAGESPQVLEAQRRLVKDLGGTYHTVSATDPARALLDYARKSSATHIVVGQSRRGPLAGVLAGLLAGGTVEARVVRGAGDVDVQVVPRVPPQRNAPRRRPDLGRTRVAIGFALAAALPALLQLMLAAFDHSVATAVLIQLAGAVAVALVGGLWPAVVGALWSSVLVNYFSTPPLGDLAISDPQDLLSLAVFVGVSVAVAGVVDGSARRSKEAARAQAEAATLGDLALGASRSEDTLDGILAEALDVFGATGAGVYSSREGTAQGSGPTSRPSGVRGADGGIWSLVAGAGDIPGWEHGITGLPGSTAEPVDADTRLVLFGREEPAVESRLLGAFAVHVKAQLERRQLAVSRREVLRLAEGNSMRTAILRAVSHDLRTPLAGIKLAAGGLLQRTVTYTPAEERELLETIDECTDRLDQLVGNLLDMSRITADSVRPLLGPVRWSEVVAPALRGLPDGTVRVELPANMPTVEADPVLLDRVIANIVENAVKYAPGSGITITGTSDGMGAATLDGYPSGELRIIDHGAGVPAGKVLEMFQPFQRLHDRPQATGVGLGLAVADGFVRAMGGTLTAQETPGGGLTMVIRLALSTGSPGARHAAGQPRQEAI; encoded by the coding sequence ATGGCACGGGAACGGATAGTCATTGGCCTCAACGGCAGCGATGACGCAGAACTGCTCATCCGGCGCGCCGCCAGGATTCTCGAAAGGACCGACGGCGGCGAGCTGGTGGGCGTCCACGTCCGCACCACGGGGGGTACCGCGGGCGAGTCTCCCCAGGTTTTGGAGGCACAGCGGCGGCTGGTCAAAGACCTGGGCGGGACCTACCACACCGTTTCCGCGACGGATCCGGCCCGGGCCCTGCTCGATTACGCCCGCAAGTCCAGTGCCACCCATATTGTTGTGGGGCAGTCCCGCCGCGGACCGCTTGCCGGTGTGCTGGCAGGGTTGCTCGCCGGCGGCACCGTGGAAGCCCGGGTGGTCCGCGGTGCGGGCGACGTTGATGTCCAGGTAGTTCCCCGCGTCCCGCCCCAGCGGAACGCACCACGCCGGCGGCCTGACCTGGGCCGCACCAGGGTTGCCATTGGCTTTGCGCTCGCAGCAGCCCTGCCCGCCCTGCTGCAGCTGATGCTCGCAGCCTTCGACCACAGCGTTGCCACCGCCGTCCTGATCCAGCTTGCCGGCGCCGTTGCGGTGGCGCTGGTGGGCGGGTTATGGCCTGCCGTGGTCGGCGCGCTGTGGAGCAGCGTGCTGGTGAACTACTTTTCCACGCCGCCCCTGGGGGACCTGGCGATCAGTGATCCCCAGGACCTCCTCTCCCTGGCCGTTTTTGTGGGAGTGTCGGTGGCGGTCGCCGGGGTGGTGGACGGGTCTGCCCGCCGGTCCAAGGAGGCTGCCCGCGCGCAGGCGGAGGCGGCGACGCTGGGCGACCTCGCTCTGGGTGCCTCCCGTTCGGAGGACACCCTGGACGGGATCCTGGCGGAGGCCCTGGACGTTTTTGGTGCCACCGGTGCCGGCGTGTACAGCAGCCGGGAGGGCACAGCGCAAGGTTCGGGTCCGACGTCGAGACCCTCCGGAGTCCGCGGCGCAGACGGCGGGATCTGGTCGCTCGTGGCCGGCGCGGGGGATATCCCCGGGTGGGAGCATGGCATCACCGGACTGCCGGGCAGCACCGCGGAACCGGTCGACGCCGACACCCGGCTCGTGCTGTTCGGCCGGGAGGAGCCGGCAGTGGAAAGCCGGTTGCTGGGTGCGTTTGCGGTCCACGTGAAAGCCCAGCTGGAACGCCGCCAGCTGGCCGTCAGCCGGCGCGAGGTGCTGCGGCTGGCCGAAGGGAACTCCATGCGCACGGCGATCCTGCGGGCGGTGTCCCACGACCTGCGGACGCCCCTGGCGGGGATCAAGCTCGCCGCCGGTGGCTTGCTGCAGCGGACCGTCACCTATACGCCCGCGGAAGAACGGGAGCTGCTGGAAACCATTGACGAATGCACGGACCGGCTGGACCAGCTGGTGGGAAACCTCTTGGACATGTCAAGGATCACCGCCGATTCCGTCCGGCCGCTGCTGGGACCCGTGCGGTGGAGCGAGGTTGTTGCCCCGGCCCTGCGCGGGCTCCCGGACGGTACAGTCCGGGTGGAGCTGCCCGCCAACATGCCCACAGTGGAAGCCGACCCGGTGCTGCTGGACCGCGTGATCGCGAACATTGTGGAAAACGCCGTCAAATACGCGCCGGGTTCGGGGATCACCATCACCGGCACGTCCGACGGCATGGGGGCAGCCACGCTGGATGGCTATCCGTCCGGCGAACTGCGGATCATCGATCACGGCGCCGGTGTGCCCGCCGGGAAGGTGCTGGAGATGTTCCAGCCGTTCCAGCGGCTCCACGACCGGCCCCAGGCCACCGGAGTGGGACTTGGCCTGGCCGTCGCCGACGGGTTCGTCAGGGCCATGGGCGGCACGCTGACTGCACAGGAAACTCCCGGCGGCGGGCTGACCATGGTGATCAGGCTGGCCCTTTCCACCGGCTCGCCGGGTGCGCGCCACGCGGCCGGCCAGCCGCGGCAGGAGGCCATATGA
- a CDS encoding response regulator: protein MNTDQADSSGTQGGRRTSVLVVDDDPHLLKALRITLQAHGYAVESASDGGTALRAASHRPPDVIILDLGLPDLDGAEVLRELRRWSNLPVLVLSARHGSSDKVDALDAGADDYITKPFGLDELLARLRALLRRVPDPASVPTVAATSFTVDLAQRQVTRDGDVVRLTPTEWNILELLVRNPARLVTQQQLLLDVWGPAYQTEANYLRVYMAQLRRKLEVDPGKPRHLLTEPGVGYRFMP, encoded by the coding sequence ATGAACACGGACCAGGCTGATTCTTCCGGCACGCAGGGCGGCCGCCGTACCAGTGTGCTGGTTGTCGACGACGATCCCCACCTGTTGAAGGCACTCCGGATCACGCTCCAGGCCCACGGCTACGCCGTGGAGTCAGCGTCCGACGGCGGCACGGCCTTGCGTGCCGCTTCCCACCGTCCGCCGGACGTGATCATCCTGGACCTCGGACTGCCGGACCTGGATGGAGCGGAAGTCCTGCGGGAACTCCGTCGGTGGAGCAACCTGCCCGTACTGGTGCTGTCCGCACGCCACGGCTCATCGGACAAAGTCGACGCCCTGGATGCGGGTGCGGATGATTACATCACCAAGCCGTTCGGACTCGATGAGCTGTTGGCCCGACTGCGGGCGCTCCTGCGCCGCGTTCCGGATCCGGCGTCGGTACCCACGGTGGCCGCTACCTCCTTCACCGTGGACTTGGCCCAGCGGCAGGTCACGAGGGACGGGGACGTTGTCCGGCTGACGCCGACCGAATGGAACATCCTGGAACTGCTGGTCCGGAACCCTGCCCGGCTGGTGACCCAGCAGCAGCTGCTGTTGGACGTCTGGGGACCGGCCTACCAGACGGAAGCCAACTACCTGCGTGTGTACATGGCCCAGTTGCGGCGGAAGCTGGAGGTCGATCCCGGGAAACCCCGCCATCTCCTCACCGAACCTGGTGTGGGATACCGCTTTATGCCCTGA